The Pongo abelii isolate AG06213 chromosome 7, NHGRI_mPonAbe1-v2.0_pri, whole genome shotgun sequence genome contains the following window.
CAGAGATGGTGGTGTCAGGGGAGACATGTTCGCTTGTCTGTCTACACTGTCCACTTCTGCAGGTAAACCCTATGGGCTCCAGATCTGTGCTAATATGGTagctacttaaatttaaattaaacaaaatgacaaattCAGTTCCCCAGTGGTACTGGCCACACTTCAGGTGCTCCTTCATCGTTTGTGCTCAGTACCTACTGTATTGGCCTGTGCAGATAAAGAACATTCCTATCATCCAGACAGTTCTCCTGGACAGTGCTGTTCTAGATCTTCTAAGAGTGGGCATTGTGAGGTCCAGTCTCATTTCCTCAGTTGAGAGTGTCCTTCCACTTTGAACCTGAAGAATTGGGGTCTACAGTCTTAAGGAAGCTGATGGATTTCCTTACAGAATGGCGGTATAGGAAGGAACAAGCAGAAAACAACATATAATACCCTAATTAGGGGCATCTGATAGAGTTGAAAAACAAGGTCCCTTTTGTCTTGAAAAAAGGATAAGAATCACTTCTGAGTTCTTGATGAGATCGAAAGCATTTAGGGTCAAAAGGTGCAGATAATACATGATGAGAAAAGAGCAATGAGACTAACACAATGGGAGCCTACTCCAGAGCTCAACAGTGAATGACCTGAAGTCAAAATAAATTCTGCTGCTGATGACCCGGAGAACATTACATCTTTAGGTTTCTAAAGGAAGATGGAAAAGGAACAATGGGGGTTTTGTGAGCCCACCCCAGGCTCCCTGGTGTCCTGAAACCAGGTCCACCCCAGCAGTATATGCAACAGCAGGAAACCCATGTCATGCATTTCAGGCTGTCAAGCAGAAATTCCAGCTCTCCAAATGACCTCTCTGAACAGGACCCGAAAGGGCAAGGCCAAACAGGAAAAGAACCTTGTGCAGAATTCCTCCCTGCTTCACAGATCCCACCATGTGAGGCTTTTACAGTTGGTTTTGAGTCACTGGAAACACTGACCAGAACTCAAGAAGTATTATGGACTTTCAGATTCTTGAGGGTTtggtgggatgggggtgggaaaCTCAGAAATGAGAATCTAAAATATGCAGTTTTAAATAGCCAGCAGGGAAAATATTACTCTAAGCACAGAGGAACTCCAGAGAAGACAGACTGCTTTGCCTTTTGAATGCTCACCAGCAGCCATGGCATGTTACTGTTTATAGCTCCAGGAAAGGTAAAACGAAAGAGCAGAGTTAAGTTTGTATTTCCATACAGTTAAGTATATGGTATCATGGCTATAAGTGTGCATAATACTCGCTTTGTCGGGGGAGAAAAGCCCGACGGCGGAATGTGAAAAGAACACATTACGATCCCCACCGAGAATCTGAAGCATGTGAGGATAAACCGGTCAATACTTATTTCTGTCATTCAGAACAAACAACTTCTGTATTTAGCAAGGCTCACATAATAACAGCCTTTGAACGGGAGGTGCTTTGATGCTGAAGTTAAATCTGCTATGAGTCCTAAggagaggaggagctggagaCAGAAAGAACAGTTTCCTTGCTTTGCCGACTTTCTCAAGCAACTTGGGTTCGCTACAGAGCGCTACTAATGAAATGGGCGGCTTCTCCATTTTTATCAAATACGGTAGTTGTGCAACTGGATAATAAACACTCAGATTACTGAAAAGACTTAAGGATTCCCAGCTGACACTGAAAAATGCACTGAGATGTCAATCTAGAAACATTTCTCTGCTTGGCACTGATAGCAGAAAAATTAAGATGTACCCAGATTAGGTGATATCCATGACCCATCTAGCCTTACAGCCTACCCCTCACACTCTATATACTAAGGAGctatatttttcaaagtaattatGAACAATTTGTACAATGCATTTCATCTCTACATTTGAGTCTATAATATGTTAGAGTAGTGAATTCCTTAAAATAGTTATTCACTGTTCGACAGTCTTTGCTAGAAAAAAAGTAACCTGAATTCTTTAGCACAGGTAGATGCTACAAATATTCGCACCcaaatttattactattattatttttttttttgagacagactcttactctgtcgcccaggctggagtgcagtagccttaTCTtggggctcactgcaaactccatcttctgggttaaagggattctcatgcctcagcttcctgagtagatgggattacaggtgcatgccaccacactcagctaatttttgtatttttagtagagatggggtttcgccatgttggccaggctggtctcaaactcctggcctcatgtgatccacctgcctcagactcccaaaatgctgggattacaggcatgagccaccacacccgccccAAAATGATTTCTAAAAACAGGCATGAATAGAGTTATAAGACCAGGTACTGTAAATCAAGAATTTCAAAGATGGTctcataaaattttattgtttttcttttcctccatacAAAAATATGATCTGATACTGTGCATATATTTACTTACAGTGGATTATTCTTAATATTGGGAAGGAGGTGCCTATACCACGTGATGCAAGAGTAACACATTCTCACCCCATCAACTGGCAATCTGTCACTCAAAGAGCTGAAAATTCAATCAATCAACCCACGCTGATAATTTCCTAAGACTCCACTGGCTTCAACAATACCAAATGTGGCCTCAAGAATATAGAGAgtggctggcgtggtggctcacgcctataattccagcaacttgggaggctgaggtgggtggatctcttgagcccaggaattccagaccagcctagttaacatggtgaaaccccatctctacaaaaaggaaaaaagaaaaaaaaaaaaaaactagccgggtgtggtggagagcaactgtagtcccacctactcaggagtcCAGCCACTCTGGAGCctcaggtgggagaatcgcttgagcccaggaggtcaaggctgcagtgagccgagatcgcaccactgcactgcactccagcctacgtgacagagcaagaccctgtctcaaaacaaacaaacaaacaaacaaaaacgcaGAGAGTGATTGCCATAGGATGACAgatgaaatatattaataaaggAGAGAAGTGTCATTTTTTACTGTGGGGACAACCTTGAGGAGCTGAccaaaaatatcattttcaaCGACAGTTGACTGATCATTTAAACTCTTACCAGCTAAAACCATGCTTGTTAGAAGGTGTGTATTTCTCCAGCAGGGCCGTTAGCTTTAGGAGTGAGTATTTCTGCAGCAGGTTCATCTGGGCCACAGACTGGCAGTTAATCTGTAGTGATACAGAGTTGAGGCTTGGCCGATGTGAGCTCTGGAAACTGTGCCATCTCAGTCGGTGCCTGCGAGAGGAGAGGAAAGTGAGTGTGAAgcctttttatttgattttatttattttattttctcttgctccgttgcccaggctggagtgcagtggtgccatcatagctcactgcagccttgaactcctaggttcaagtggtcctcctgcctcagcctcctgagtagccaggactgcaggcctgtgccaccacatcttgctcgttttttaattttttgtagagatagagtctccctatgttgtccagcttggtctcaaactcttggcctcaaatgatcctcccacctcggcctcccaaagtattggattacaagtgtgagccactgtacctggcccaaagGCTTTTTAATAGGTAGACGCAACATTAGCAATGGGCTGCTTGCTGGCATCTTATCTTAGGAACTGAGAGGACTTGATTTCTATCCCATGCTTTAATGCCCATTATGggaaaatatacacaatataaagtgtaccattttcaccatttttaaatgtgcagttGAGTGGCACCAAGTTCATTCTCATTGTGTGACCATCTCTGCcaaccatctccagaacttttttcatcttccccaacCGGAACTCTATACCCATTCAATCATACccatttttttgaattttggtgCTTCCTGGTCTGACAGCTTCCTTAGGAATGGACATGGCTAAGAATGCCAGACTTAATCCCATTTCCTCCCACAGAACAAGCACAGGCAATCTCTTTCTGACCCCCCGTGCCCCACACCTGGAGGGAGGAGAAAAGTTCTTACCTGTTGGACCTGGTTAGGGAAGCCCCAACCCCAGAATCCCTTCTTTCCGGGATGTCGGAGGGCTCTTCCGGTTCATTCAGGGAGTTGCCTGTGCTGTCCAGGTCGCTGGGTGTGGTTCGGTCGTTGTCCACATCCAGGTGTATCTGTTTCGGAGAGGACGGGCAGGGAGAGACCGAGTCCAGGGCTGAGTCCGAATCTCCCTCATCAGAAAACTTCTCCGACCACTGATTGACTATCCGCTGCATCCCCTTCACGTGGTAGAGGATGTCGTCCAGCTCGGGGAAGATGTCCTCGTTCTCCAGATCCGCCAGGTCCCCTGAACTGGAGTAGAGGATGGAGCCCGGCACGTTGTCGTAGATGCTCAGGCGGCTGCTCATGGAGCTGGAAGAATTGCGCCTCTTCAGTTCCTTGGGGCTGTCGCTGCTGTTTTCCCTCCTGAGGCTGATGTGGCCAGGGCCGTGGAAGCTTCCCGTCCTCCAGTTCACAGAGCCGTTATTCCCCGAGGGGGAGAAACTGCCATTGGTGAGAGCTTTGGGGAAAGTGCCAGGCTTGTGGTCTTCAGGGATGTAGAACACCGTGTCCTCTGGGTAGCTCTCGCGGTTCTTAAAGTTCTGCTCCATCACGTTGTTAAATGTTGACTGATTGAAAGGATCGAAGCCCTCTAAGTACATGCCCACCCGCTTGTTGCACGCACTGAGGCTCCGGGTCCTGGTAACAGGGCTGGGCGTGCTGACCGCGCTGCTGGTCTCCgactggctgctgctgctgctggtctgcGTGGAGTTGGAAACGCTCCTCTTTCGTACCATGGGGACGTTGATGCGGTTGCCGTTGAGGGCGGAGATCTCCACGCAGTTGAGCTGCTTCAGCTTCTCCTCATCCATCCCCTCTTGCAGGATGGGCCCGCTGATGATCAACCCCAGCTTTGAGGGCGCTTTGTGCTTGCTGTGGTGGGAGCCCTTGAGCTTCAGGCTCTCCATCCGTTTCAGCAGACTGCGCGTCTTGGACTTGGCGGTTTTTTCGTGGCCTTTCATGCTGAAGCTGAAGCTGGACAGTTCCTTGGGAGACGGCAGGCTGCCGAAAGAGTCGTCATTGCCTGCCAAGTTGCTGGAGGAGCAAACGCTGATGACGGAGTTAGTCCGGGGGGTGGCAGCATCCTCGCTGGGGGGCGCGTGGCTAGGGAGGCTGCCAGTGCTGCTGAGGCTGCGGACAGAAGACACCTCCTGGCGCTCGCTGAGGTCCATCAGCGTGCCTCCGGGGCTGGGGCCGTCCTTCGGGTGGGAGTCGTCTGGGGACCCAGGGACTAGGTCTTGTTTTGGAGAAAAGACATCAAACTCTTCAAGCCGAGACCACCTCTTGCTGTCCCTTTGGAAAGTCCATTTGCCACTGATGGCACAAGGCTCATCCTCATCTGAATCGTCACTCTGCAAAGACAGAAAGGAGCCATTCACACACTGGGGCTGGCAGCCAGCAGGGAGCAGGGCATGAACAGGAGGCTGCTCATAATATGCCAGTAGTACCAATTTCCCCCTTGTACttcatgattttaattttaaagttttttttttttttttttttagaaatagggtctcactctgttgtccaggctgtattgcccaggctggttctgaactactgacctcaagtgatcctcccacctgagcctcccaaagtgctgtggtgACAGGgttgagctactgtgcccagccccacttacatattcttttccttttttaaattttctgtagagagcagtagtcttattatgttgcctaggctggtctcaaactcctggcctcaagcgatcctcccacgtgggctccccaaagtgttgggattacaggcatgacccacagTGCccggtgttttgttttgttctttaaagAACAAAGATGTATTTAAAGAATTTAACAGGAGAGTGCCTGACCAAATGTTGCAAGTTAAATAAGAACTATTTTATGGAAACTCTGGGATCCATAGGCTGTTCTTTAATTGCTCACAGAGGAAACCTCTGAGATGGTGAAAATTCCAGGCAtgcaaaatattttgaactgaagtCAGCAATGAGCAGGACTGCCTCTGGGCTGCCTTCCGTTGTGCTGTCTTTTGTTGGTGTATGTTTATATTCCCTCTTGCAATTAAAAAGgtagttttcaaacactaagAAGAGTGGCAACTTAAATCTCTCGACACTAAAAATGTATAAGGTCTCCCACTGGAGTAAAGGGGCCCTGGATCAAGGTGGG
Protein-coding sequences here:
- the DLC1 gene encoding rho GTPase-activating protein 7 isoform X4 — encoded protein: MKLEISPHRKRSDDSDEDEPCAISGKWTFQRDSKRWSRLEEFDVFSPKQDLVPGSPDDSHPKDGPSPGGTLMDLSERQEVSSVRSLSSTGSLPSHAPPSEDAATPRTNSVISVCSSSNLAGNDDSFGSLPSPKELSSFSFSMKGHEKTAKSKTRSLLKRMESLKLKGSHHSKHKAPSKLGLIISGPILQEGMDEEKLKQLNCVEISALNGNRINVPMVRKRSVSNSTQTSSSSSQSETSSAVSTPSPVTRTRSLSACNKRVGMYLEGFDPFNQSTFNNVMEQNFKNRESYPEDTVFYIPEDHKPGTFPKALTNGSFSPSGNNGSVNWRTGSFHGPGHISLRRENSSDSPKELKRRNSSSSMSSRLSIYDNVPGSILYSSSGDLADLENEDIFPELDDILYHVKGMQRIVNQWSEKFSDEGDSDSALDSVSPCPSSPKQIHLDVDNDRTTPSDLDSTGNSLNEPEEPSDIPERRDSGVGASLTRSNRHRLRWHSFQSSHRPSLNSVSLQINCQSVAQMNLLQKYSLLKLTALLEKYTPSNKHGFSWAVPKFMKRIKVPDYKDRSVFGVPLTVNVQRTGQPLPQSIQQAMRYLRNHCLDQVGLFRKSGVKSRIQALRQMNEGATDCVNYEGQSAYDVADMLKQYFRDLPEPLMTNKLSETFLQIYQYVPKDQRLQAIKAAIMLLPDENREVLQTLLYFLSDVTAAVKENQMTPTNLAVCLAPSLFHLNTLKRENSSPRVMQRKQSLGKPDQKDLNENLAATQGLAHMIAECKKLFQVPEEMSRCRNSYTEQELKPLTLEALGHLGNDDSADYQHFLQDCVDGLFKEVKEKFKGWVSYSTSEQAELSYKKVSEGPPLRLWRSTIEVPAVPEDILKRLLKEQHLWDVDLLDSKVIEILDSQTEIYQYVQNSMAPHPARDYVVLRTWRTNLPKGACALLLTSVDHDRAPVVGVRVNVLLSRYLIEPCGPGKSKLTYMCRADLRGHMPEWYTKSFGHLCAAEVVKIRDSFSNQNTETKDTKSR